A window of Silurus meridionalis isolate SWU-2019-XX chromosome 4, ASM1480568v1, whole genome shotgun sequence contains these coding sequences:
- the LOC124385346 gene encoding mannan-binding lectin serine protease 2-like: MLHKRLGFATSTMLIFCVFVLLVSVCQSLPLAGWIQSPGFPQGYGPDLSETWRRCAPPGYVLSLTMLHLDLEESDNCENDVLEISEDHNSIVKLCGQMTTKELRLSVDPLLRSSSGGCLSVTFRTDYSNTERHTGFKAFYTTQDVDECWENQVSCSHFCHNYIGGYSCSCKPGYYLNEDQHECHANCTEERYGSGLLTSPGSPSPYFENADCVFSLSVDEGNQVELKFIGTFDVESRDGQCIDFVDIKTATQTYGPFCGKKRPDDILTAAQHVSIIFHSDSGGINQGFSLEYKPKVMECPGNISPHANVSPVRDRYTVGQSVTVRCLTGYILSDATKSFTSTCQMNGSWLPKDKCEPVNCGCPELPELVKLKDTPSNYLYKNKLSVMCPSEFYKLEGKADFTCEATGEWMSVNGKTFIQDTPHCVPVCGITKESADGRIFGGQRAKLGQIPWQLLVKAPDRGGASLINDRWAITAAHVVKNKKSLIFFGGMVDGRDQKYVRMETEKIIIHPDFKPPNFDNDIALLKMSERVILSENIRPVCLPERQTNGLVMAGKIGTVSGFGATGKQNRSQYLQYGQVTEYSGVCFENESDLKVTENMFCAGGTEAKGVDSCKGDSGGPLFIPALGPIPPDTPYQIKGIVSWGPPVCGNNKGYYTKVENYLDWIRNTMIEN, from the exons ATGCTACACAAGAGGTTAGGCTTCGCCACATCTACCATGCTCATATTCTG tgtgtttgtgttgttggtgAGTGTGTGCCAGTCTCTCCCTCTAGCTGGATGGATTCAGTCTCCTGGTTTTCCTCAGGGATATGGTCCAGACCTGTCTGAAACATGGAGACGCTGTGCACCACCTGGCTATGTTCTCTCCCTCACAATGCTGCATTTGGACCTGGAGGAAAGTGACAACTGTGAGAATGATGTCCTGGAG ATCTCTGAGGATCACAACTCTATTGTTAAGTTGTGTGGCCAAATGACCACGAAGGAACTGCGGTTGTCTGTTGATCCTTTGCTGCGTTCGTCCTCTGGAGGTTGTCTCAGTGTCACCTTCAGGACTGATTACTccaacacagagagacacactgGATTCAAAGCTTTTTACACGACACAGG ATGTTGATGAGTGCTGGGAGAACCAGGTTTCATGTTCTCATTTCTGTCATAATTACATTGGAGGATACAGCTGCAGCTGCAAACCAGGTTACTATCTCAATGAAGATCAACATGAATGTCATG cCAACTGCACAGAAGAGCGATATGGATCAGGATTGTTAACATCTCCTGGAAGTCCAAGCCCATACTTCGAAAATGCTGACTGTGTATTCAGTCTTTCTGTGGATGAAGGGAATCAAGTTGAATTAAAATTTATTGGAACGTTTGATGTGGAAAGCAGAGATGGACAATGCATTGACTTTGTAGAT ATTAAGACAGCCACTCAGACCTATGGGCCATTTTGTGGCAAAAAAAGACCTGATGACATCCTCACTGCAGCCCAACATGTTAGCATTATCTTCCACTCAGATTCAGGGGGAATAAATCAAGGATTCTCCCTTGAGTACAAACCTAAAG taATGGAATGTCCGGGAAACATCAGCCCACATGCTAATGTATCTCCTGTGAGAGATCGGTACACAGTGGGCCAGTCGGTCACTGTGCGCTGTCTGACCGGATACATTTTAAGTGAT GCCACTAAAAGTTTTACCTCCACCTGTCAGATGAATGGGAGCTGGTTGCCCAAAGACAAATGCGAAC CGGTGAACTGCGGGTGTCCTGAGCTTCCAGAGTTAGTAAAACTAAAAGATACACCCTCAAACTACTTATATAAGAACAAACTCAGTGTTATGTGCCCTTCAGAGTTCTACAAGTTGGAAGGAAAAG CTGATTTCACCTGTGAAGCTACAGGGGAATGGATGTCTGTAAATGGAAAGACTTTTATACAAGATACACCTCATTGTGTCCCAG tgtgtggcaTAACTAAAGAATCTGCTGATGGAAGGATTTTTGGTGGACAAAGAGCTAAACTGGGGCAAATTCCCTGGCAGCTCCTGGTTAAAGCCCCTGACCGAGGAGGTGCATCTCTAATTAATGACCGTTGGGCCATTACTGCCGCTCATGTGGTGAAAAATAAGAAATCGCTAATTTTCTTTGGAGGGATGGTTGATGGTAGGGACCAAAAATATGTCAGAATGGAAACAGAGAAAATTATAATTCACCCTGACTTTAAGCCACCAAACTTTGATAATGACATTGCCTTGCTGAAGATGTCTGAACGGGTCATTCTCAGTGAAAATATCAGACCAGTGTGTCTTCCAGAAAGACAAACCAATGGACTAGTGATGGCGGGAAAGATTGGGACAGTCTCAGGGTTTGGTGCTACAGGAAAACAAAATCGAAGTCAATATCTGCAGTACGGTCAAGTGACAGAATACTCAGGAGTTTGCTTTGAAAATGAATCTGATCTCAAGGTCACAGAGAACATGTTCTGTGCTGGAGGCACAGAGGCGAAAGGTGTGGACAGCTGTAAAGGAGACAGTGGAGGGCCACTTTTCATTCCGGCATTAGGGCCTATACCTCCTGATACACCTTACCAAATCAAGGGGATCGTGTCATGGGGTCCTCCTGTGTGTGGAAATAATAAAGGTTACTACACCAAAGTGGAGAATTACCTGGACTGGATTAGAAATACAATGATTGAAAACTAA